The window CAAGTGTATAAACGCCAGCCTGTTATCATTGGTCACATGACTCTGCCACCAATTGTTGCTCCGCCTTACGAGCAACAAACCTCAGTGGTCCCGTCATGCTCTTTTAATGGACTTCTTACTATACCCCAACAACACACATCAATGTCTCGTCACTCTAACAAACAACGAGGAGTGATGTCACTCTTTTCCATCCTATATGATGTTGGTTTTGGCGCTTTCAGCGTTGATGGTTTTAAAGTGCTCGTCTTGTCTTTCCGCTCGGACTGACCGCTCTCGACATGGTGAGATGTTTCGTTACGGCctttcattttggttttgtaTTTTTGGGGTTAAGCTGCACATTTGAACTCCTGACTGCAAAAATTGAGGCGACAAAGACCAGAGgagcaaaacaaattaaatagttgCTCGTCCATTcaatttgattttcattttattattttgagcGGAAGCTTTTAGGACGAGTCCCTTCCGAACGTGAATGACGAGTCCGAATCAATAGGAGATGCGGTCACGCATGACAgagtctgggaaaaaaaaaaaaggaggaatcAAGTAAAAAGGGGAAGTTAGGTAATGCTCTTCCACAGGAAATGAAGTTAGATGGGGCGTATTGACTCGGCTTCGCAATACAGTCAACAGATAAAGGTCGCcgcagaagaggaggaaggagtGAGGATGAGGGTGGGTGGAGGGTGTTCAAGACAGAGAGCGAAAGGGAGGGTTTGACTATGCGAGCGAACAAGGAATTCCCCCGCCCCTGCTTCCCCGGATAAAATGCAGTGTGTGTGAAAGAGAGTGCGAGCGAGTAGGCAGACTTGCCCGGGCAAACTGCAAAGTGCTCGTCCATGTTTGACTTCAGCCACCGCTGCCGCTTAAAAATTGTTTCGTCTGCTAGCCGCCTTGTATGGATGTATTGTCATGTGAGTACAACGTCTTATGTAACACCCTGCTGTTTTATCAAAGTGTCAATGAGTCACAGTCATTACTACGCCAGTTCATCAATAGCCGCTTAAACATTAGCCAGAAACGAAGAAGAGACGACTCTGCGTTTCTTTCAAGTTGGTGCCGAGAGTTTTGCTGCGCGAAGGCCAGAAGGATAGAAAAGATTTTATCTGAGTGTTACtgctgtttgtttgtctgcGAGGAAGGGAGCAATTTAGAGGGCGAAAGGCTCCGAACCTCCCGTCTCGAACATGTACCTCGGATTTCTCGAGCTTGACATATTTTACAGTCTAAAAAAATCGACGGCAGAGCCACCAAATAGAATCGTAGTGTTGACATTAGAATCGTCGTCTCAGTGGGCTCACAAATTTATTTACCATCCGGTGTGTGTTCTGGGGTTAAGCACAACCCAAAATTATTATttgttgaaagaaagaaagaaagaaagaaagaaagagttaTGGATACTTGTACAAATTATGATTGGCTCTTCCTGTCTTTCAGCATCTCTGGAATAAAACAGTGGCAAATGAAGAGGTCACCCGGTGGAGAAGCGATGACAGCGAGGGGCCCTGAAAGACTTAACTAAAGAAACAGttcagaggagggggggggggtgggcagAGGAAACCCAAGGAAGAACGGAGAGACTGTCTTGTCCAGAGGAAAGCCAAGCTTCATGACAAGATGAAGCCAATCAAAAAGCgttcccccccctccacccgAGCCAAAGGGGGAAAACGGCGGGGTGCTAGCGAGGCCCCCGAAGGTGGCGAGAAAAGAGACTCTGATGAAAACCGAGACAGAAGCACGCAAGGCCAAGATCACTTCTTTTTCTCATCAGAGTCCGAGTCGTCCGACCCAGTCAGAGCCCGCGACTCTTCTGACGGAGAATCTCTTGTCATTGACTCTGGGAAATTGCTCGCGTCGTCCGACGATCGATCTGGACATTCGGCATTGAGTGCTGGGAGCCACAGTGACAGCAATGCCAGCAgctgcagcaacagcagcacacCAAGCGCAAACAGCAGCCCCAATGCCACGTCTAGTCGGAAAACCGCCACCTTTAAGACCCGTGTTCCCAAGAAAAAGTACACATCTGAACACTGTTCTATCTTTCCTGACGGTCACTTTGCCTCCAggaccccccctcctcttcttgTAAGCGGCGGAGCCCTGAACCAGGGGTCATCACGTTCAGGTAGTCCCATAAGTGTTTCACACCCTGATGGCAATGGTCGGGGCCTGATGGCAGATGGCAGAGAACCACATCAGGACTGTTCCCCGGGACCGCCTATCCTGTCACTACGAGGGGAACGGGAAAGGCCAGGAGTGGCAGAGGTGGTCAGGGATGCCGAGCAAGTGTCGCCCAGTCCTCTGccccgctgctcctccaccgaCACGGCTAGTGAGCACTCAGGAGACCTGGAGGTGGTCGCAGATGTTTCCTCACGCCCGCCCAGCAGTCTCCCCGACTCGCTCTCTGACGCCCTGGCCAAGGGACTCAAAAATCAGCGAGTCCTGGCCCGTCAGCTCCAGGATAGAGGAGCTGAAAGGAGAAACGACGGGCATAATTCCAACTTGATGTTCTGCGCCGGTGTGGTCCGTCGAGTCAACAGTGAATACGGAAGCCTGGAAGTGCAACTGAATGGGGAGAAAACGCTCTGCCGTTATCCTTATCGGCACATCAGCCACCCGGAGATTGTAGACATCATCCTCGATGCCCCTCCGCCCGGCGTGCACCCTATTCCGCTTGGCACCCGCGTCTGTGTGCCTTTCAGCAACGAGCAAGGCGCCAAGTGCCAGTGGTACCGGGAAGGCATGGTGACTCAGGTGGATAGTCACCCAGCCGTGGTGAATTGCTACCGTGTTCTATTGTCTGAGGAGAAAGCTTCATTTCTgaatgaggatgaggatgacaGGGTAGCTGCTAGAGCCACCCAGGCCGTGTGGGTGTCCAGGCAAACACTCCGTCTCCTGGTGCCACCTTGGGACCTGGGGTTACCAGCAAGAGAGACAGAAGTAGGTGCTCGAGATAACGAAATGGCGCCGGAAGACAGGGATGAGATGGACGTGGAGCAGGAGGTATGTCGTCTCAGCCGGGGGATGACACCGGTTGTCGGATCCTTGTTGGGGAGGGTGTACCCTCCCATGGTTCCTGTCTCCTCCACAGCAGGACACAGCATTACCACTCCAGTCACACCGGCCTCAGTCCTCACCCTGGCTCCCGGCCGGGAGTGGGACATTGAAAAAGATCTTGGAAGAGAGAGGGATCTTCAGAGAAAGCAGGAAAGAGAAAGGGAGATGATTGCaaagcaacagcagcaacatcaTTCGTACATGCCACTCACCCCCGAGGAAGACATGGAGGTGTCTCGCTTCAACATGGTCCCCATGGGAGCACTTATACCGGGACCCAAACCCATAGCAGTTCCTCAGCACCGCCATATTGTCTCTAAGCCCCCACCCGGCTACCTCAATCCTCACCTGTCAGTGGTGCAGGGAATTGGAATTCCCTCTGGGCACCTTGCCCTAAACCCTCACCCACCTCCCTCCCCGGTCCTGCTCGGTCTGGACCCGGCCGTGGCGGCCGTGGCAGCCAGTACCACTGTTATTTCCACGGCACAACTCCCGCCTCTGCCTCCTATGTCCTCCAGCATGTCCACCTCCAGAGTGGAGAAAGCATCAGGTGGTGGCTCATCCAGTGGAGGTGGCGGTTCTGGATCAGGTTCcacttcctcctcatcttcacgTTCGCGGACCCCACTGACAGCCGCCCAGCAGAAGTACAAGAAGGGAGATGTAGTTTGCACGCCTACGGGCATTCGTAAGAAATTCAACGGTAAGCAGTGGAGGAGGTTGTGCTCCCGCGAAGGCTGCTCCAAAGAATCCCAGCGCCGAGGATACTGCTCCAGACACCTCTCCATGAGGACCAAGGAAATGGAAGCCAGCGGGGGGATCCGGGAGCGAGGAGGAGCCAGCAGCACAGGGACCTTGACACCGTCAGACCTACGACTAAGCGGCGGCCGAGCCAGCTCCGAGTTTGACTGGGACGAGACTTCCCGGGAAAGCAGCGAGGCCAGCAGTCGTGGAGGAGACTCCCGGCCCCGTCTGGTACTGCCCTCCCTGCTCCCCCAGGACCTTTCCCGCTTTGACTTTGACGAATGTGAAGCGGCGACCATGCTGGTTTCCTTGGGTGGTTCCCGTTCAGGCACGCCCTCGTACTCACCCATCTCCAACCAGTCCCCCTTCTCCCCTACCCCCTCGCCATCTCCCTCACCACTCTTTGGCTTCCGCCCGGCAAACTTCAGTCCCATCACCGCTCCTTCCTCGCGGCGCCATCGCCAGCTAAGTGGCACAAAATTGGGCACCCTGGGAGCAGAACGGGAACGCCACCTCTCGGGCATTGTGCCCACTTGTCAGACCAACCTCACTTTTACAGTGCCCATGAGTCCCAGCAAGAGAAAGCTGGACAGTCACCCGCCTCCTCCACTGCCAGCCGTCCACGACTACCAGACCAAACCAGAGCAACAGCAAATGGTGACTGTAGGGGGAGGTGTCGGGGGTGATTTGAACCTCGGACCTGCTGCCTTCAGAGTCCTCTCGCCCCAGAGTCAACCCACAACCCCTTCCTCGCTGACTTTCCCACGCCCACGAAGCGCCACCAGTCGTCCGCCGTCGTCCGCCGCGTCCACTCCCCCACCCATGCTGGTTTCTCCCACGCCCCCTTCCCCGCTACCCCAGGAACCTTCTCCGCGTCGCATCGTGCCCCTGCGGGATTCTCCAGTTATTGTCCGCAACCCCGACGTCCCCCTGGCCAAGTTTTCTGACGGCCTCCTCGCAAGGAGGGAGCGGAGTCGATCCAGGGAGCTGATCCAGGCCCAACACGCGGTCCCCCCAGGCCTGCAAGCTCCTGTTCCCATAAACGGAGCCACGACCAATGGTGCTGTTCTCCTGCGTAACCCTGCATCAGCCCTAGTCCTGGTCACGTCCAGCTCGGTAAGAaacataatttattatttttatggtAACTTGAATTCATTCCACTAAGCAGTTCTCTCtggcttgtttttgtttccattgTCAAAGGGTTttaaaatatgtgccttggcaTTGACTGGCATCATTTTTTTGTCTGCATGTACCCTGCCTGActttgactggcaaccagtcaaCGGTATGTCTTGCCTCTCATCCAGTTTCTTCTTCCATTGCGCAGTCCCTTACCCCGGCCTCAGCTGGCCATGCCGCCCTCTCAAGTTCCTCTGCTACCGGGTCAGCGACGACCACCGCGGGCCCCATCCTGTCCTCGTCAGGATCCGGTGGCAGGGAGAGGAAGCCTGAGGGGCACCAGGAGGTCACAGGTGGGGCCTTGCCACAGCCGGTAGCGTGTCACCCGACACCCACGGCCCTCCTGCCGCTCATTCTGCCCGCCGAATCGCACCCGGCACCCCGCAAGCAGATCATCATGGGACGACCTGGCACGGGTAAGGAACTTGTACCAAGAGCACTTTGTTAATTTCTTCTCTCGCTTTCTCCTCCTACGTCTGCTGTTTCTCATTGTTTGACTTCACATCGGCGCTTCGCTTTGGTCTctttatgaaacttttttttttctcgtgcgTATGCATTTTGGCAACGTGATTGTCTGGGGGCACATTGTTTGAGATAAGGGAGGTGTTAATCACAtactgttgccatgacaacacacACTATGGCCAAATGCAAATGGCATAACTCAGTTGCGGAAtatctttttgtcattttgggtTTCTTTAATTATTTAAACTTGGCACTTTATAGGGTCACGGTTCATTTGGGTACTTACTGTTTGTAGCGTGTCGAAAGTGTGTGTTTAAATTATATTATTAAGGATTATTTAATCAGAAAAACGGTAGGAATTACATGTTGCTTGGTTGGATGTTTATCTATAAACCTGTTTAATTATTACTCAAAAGTGGAGGATGCATTTTAACTTCTCTTGTACTACAAAAGCTGGTTATGTCAGATTAAGTGCAACCAATTCAACTACTACCGAAATGATTTGTACTGGTCACTCATTCCACCCTTGCTGCGTATTACGAGTAATTATGTTGTTTGTCTTGAATGTGTGCTGCCATGCAtagtaggtgtgtgtgtttgtgtgtgtgtgcgtgtgtgtgtgtgtgtgtgtgtgtgtgtgtgtgtgtgtatgtgcatgccAGGGGTGTTGCCCTTTATAccagcgtgtgtgcgtgtaagagATAAGGAGTATGAGTGAAACTCTCAAAGGGTGAAAATATTGACGTGTCTAGACATGCAGCCCGGAGTGCAGCAAGGACgttcacgcacacgcgcacaatcAGAGAGGGCACAGAGTGTGTCTGATCACTGAAAACGGAGCCGTGGTGCTCTACGGCTGGCGTGTTGTCATGGTTACTTGTTGGAAGAATTAGCGCGCTTGCTGATTAGCCCAGCGCTAACGCCCTCGCACACATCCTTCGCACGGCCGCCAGCCACCTGCCTTTGTAGCGTAGCGTCGCCTCCGCtgtgccttaaaaaaaaaaaaggattatacAGTACCGCCAACCATTTATGAAGTTTCTTGCAGAactgacacaaagaaatcatgATTGTTTTAAAATCCTACATTACATTCCAACATTAAACATTTAGTGATCTTTGATTTCGATTTTGGCAGACGGCAGCCAGTTTAATAGGGACTAAATCACTTTGCTACCCTCTTCTGGTATCTGTACTCAATTACAAGCCTTTTTAATCAGGTGTCTGAATTAGTCACAGATTTTAGTCATTCGTGGCAAACCCCGGCTTCACGCAAATGGCGATTAAAAATGAGCACAGACGTCATGTTCAAACTTGTTCCTGTACGATGCTGCAACGTGCTGTCACACTAAATGGGCCCAATTTTTTAGCATCAGACTAAAATGAATTGCACTACAGCGGGTCTTCGCTTTATTCATATAAAAACAAACAGGAGGCGGCAGAGGAGGCCCCCGCGGCTGAGATTCCTCCTCAATCTAAATATAGAGGAGCCGCATTGGCATCAGCAGGAAGTGAGGCGGGTGGCGGCAAGAGTGACAACTCGGCAGCGCCGTGACTTCACTTCGACGTGTGAGCTCGTTGTAGATTGTTTTGCTTAACGCCACATAAATTGTGTAGGAGTCTTGCTGCGATACATTTTGACCGTCAAGAAAGTTGCCTTATTATTGTGAAATGGTGTTAAAAGACTAAAGTGATGCAATCTGTGCAAAATCAGTCCGTCGCATTCCGTCCTCCTTTGAACTCTTccaccttgaaaaaaaaacgaggcaaTGACCgctctctttttttgtgtgtgtgtgtgtgtgtgtgtccgtcctTGTGCAAACGCACGCCAGTGTGGACCAACGTGGAGCCTCGCTCTGTGCCCGTCTTCCCTTGGCACTCGCTCGTCCCTTTCCTGGAGCCCAGCCAACCGGGTACGGCCGCCCCGGCAGCCATCGACGGCCAACAGCTCGTCAATCAAAGCCGAGGTATGAAAATAAGTGAATGAGTGATTTATGAGAAATTTCTTTCCAAGGACAAAACGGCAacattttgtgacatttcagaGCCTCGTTGCGGCGTGGCCCTGGTGGGCGACGGGCGACCCCTCGACCCGGAGAGGGCGTCACCTTTGCGTCCGCCTCCGACCAATAACAACGCACCTGCCGAGAGGAGCGGGGCCGACAGCGAGACTGAGAGCGACACCGACGACCCGTGAGTACAAACTGAGACCACTTAGAGTGTCTTCTCTTGTTAGCAAGTTAAGCTAGCTAGTTgctggttttatttttatgggggggggggggtataacaATATTTTGAATGTTGCAAAAACAGGTAAACTTTTGAAGTCAGAAATGAGAATGCTCAAGTGGTCGTGGTGTAGGAAGTAGTGTTGGTGAAACGGATCTGCGTGCACCATGGAAGCACCACTTATTCGCCCTCTCAAGGATGCTCCTCTTACACACGTGTAGTGTTGTGAAATCTGCCTCGTCTGAGTGTGCCACTAAAATGGCGCGATGccgtccttgtgtgtgtgtgtgtgtgtgtgtgtgtgtgtgtgtgtgtgtgtgtgtgtgtctgagtgcgcgcacagtacacacacacacactgcttgcTGGCTGCACTCTTCATCACGTCAGATTCTGTTTTTGCTCTTTCACGCTGACTCAGACAGGCTGTCTGGTTTGTAgcgtgcatttttctttttttttttctgtcaaagaAATATTTCAGGGTCGCCGCGCTCATAAAAAGCCGCCGTTGCCGACAAAAAGAAGAGCTTCCTCGTCTGACTTTGGACGGACTgcaaagtcaaaatgtttgtcTAAGCTTAGCATTTTTAGCACGCGGTTCGGCAGGACGGCTCAGGTGTCGTTCGCGTGTTGATTCAGTCACTCCCGCTGAGGCGTTGCCATGGCTGCAGACGTTACATCACCGgccatttcattaggtacacgaGCTAATATCAGCCAATGCAGCAACCGAAGTCGAAAAAGAAGTTTTTCATCTGGATAACAAGCTTTGATCAGCTAATGAGCTTTTCCCTAATGAGTGGTCTGTTGGACGCTAGGCtacatctttttcttcttcttcttcaaaaaaatcaaactctTGTCTCTATTTCTAATCATGCAAAAGTTGTTTCTTTCTTGGCACTGCAGCTTCTCCCCCGGCGTGGCTGCCAACGACGCATCGCCCTCACGTGGCACCGCCAAGAGACGCACGCAGTCCCTCAGCGCCCTCCCAAAGGACGCAGAAAGGAAGGTCGGTCCATCGTCGTGACTCCAAAATTGTCACCAAACCATTCAGCAGATGATCCAATTTGATTTCTTTCACCAGAGGGAGAAAGACCACATCCGCCGGCCCATGAACGCCTTCATGATCTTCAGCAAGCGCCACCGGGCTCTGGTGCACCAGCGACACCCCAACCAGGACAACCGAACCGTCAGCAAGATCCTGGGCGAGTGGTGGTACGCTTTGGGTCCCAACGAGAAGCAGCAGTACCACGACTTGGCCTTCCAGGTCAGCTAAACGATTTAACCGCATTACATCGGTGAGCTATGTTTAGCACCAAGCGTACTGAAATGTCACCTTTGCTTGGATGTGCCGGGCCTCATAGATCGGGTCATTCTGAACGGTTTGTCGCTAAATATCTTCAGCTAACAACAACTAACTAGAACCAAGGAACTAACTGTACCTGGGTTTAAGTTTATAAAGCAAGGTGAGTCAGGGAAAGCCTACTCAAACTATACTAGACTTGGCAGCAATTGTGTGCCGATTCCCCATTTAGCATTCATTCTGAACACAGAAAAAGGTCCGGGCTATATTTGTGATATTTTCAGCGTTCTCTTCATGGCAGGTGAAGGAGGCCCACTTCCGAGCCCATCCCGACTGGAAGTGGTGCAACAAGGACCGCAGGAAGTCGCTGTCTGACGGCCGCGGGGCCCCCAAGGAGGCGCGGGAGAGGAGCATGTCCGAAACCATAGGTGGGCAAGGCTGTGCCATTGAGTGATTTTACATGAGCAGGAGTTGAGCGGCAGTTCAGCAGCAGTTCCTTCTCGCCAGATCCGCATTTGGAGTCTCAGGCGCTGGAGGGCAAGCTGCTGAGCTCGCCGTGGAACTGCGGAGGCGAGCGCCAAGCGGCGGGGGCTTTCGGCGGCCAGCAACCCCGTCCCAGAGCTTTTTCCCACAGTGGCGTGCACGGCCTAGAGAAGGTGGGAGACGCTCGCGTACTTGTGTGCGATCATCTCCTCGCCGGAACAAAAGTGTGAACGCGGGCCATGTAAACAAcacaagagtgtgtgtgtgtgtgtgtgtgtgcgtgcgcccaCAGCCGCTATGTGTCCTTCATGCCGCTAAAAGAGTCTTTGTGTGATCGCAAAACATCTTTGTGCTTTTCAATGCCTTTGAAGTGCGCTAGACGGCAAACCGCACGGGGCGGGAGAGCCCAGCTCCTCTCGGAGGCAATGAGTTCACGTCTGCTGCGAGCTAGCAATTGCAGCTCCAACCAAATAAATCAGAAACGTTCCAAAATGTCTATATATCGTATATATTGTGTGCCGCTTCAAGGGACTGTAAAATCTTATTTTGGTTTGCTCAGGATGACGGGCCTGTTTTTTTCCGCAACCAGCAACTGCCGCCGTCATCCCACCATCACGGCGGCGCTAGCGAGGATGTCACCAGTGACGAGGAACGTATGGTCATCTGTGAGGAAGAAGGTGATGACGATGTCATGGGTGAGTGGGCCTCCAcgttgtcattaaaaaaaaaaaatcaaattattttGTTGAAGTAAAACGTGTGCGGCATCTGTCTTCAGGGGACTCGTGTCGTGAAGGCTCCATTGACCTCAAGTGTAAGGAGAGAGTGACGGACAGCGATGAGGATGAGACCGATGGCCAGGTACAcggtgaaaaaaatgaaaatggagaTTATTTTAGGACCATCTCACCACGCTTCAAGCAAACTTGATACGCATTCTAACTTTATGCAAACGGCATGGAGAAAAGGACGAGATTGCACAATcttccactttttcttttgatCTCTGCCTATCTTCCTCGCCTCCAGCCTGGCTTCCAGCCTCTGGCTCACTCCTCCCTCGCCTCCCCCTCGCCTCCCGCCCCTCACGACCAGTGCGAGAGGAAGATGTGCGTCGATGCGGCAGAGGAGGACACTGAGGGCGGCTCCGTTGCAGGAGAAAGTGGAGGGGCGGCCTCCTTGCCAGTCGGCGGCTCCACGCCTGTCACCCAGGCTGCGCTGCGTCCCGTCGAGGGCATCGTCACCCCTGGCTCTCCGCTGCGAGATAAGAAAGCCGCCATCCTGATTGCAGGGACGCAGCTGCCAATCACCGCAGGGGCCTCCCCTGGCTCTTTGGCCCCCCCTCTTGCTGTAATCAGACCCACCGCCACGACTTCCCCCGTCCTTCCACCCTCCGCTAGTGGTGGCAAGTGCATCCTGCCAGCCCCCCAGACCCCCTCTCCGCCTGAGCTCACCTACC of the Syngnathus typhle isolate RoL2023-S1 ecotype Sweden linkage group LG20, RoL_Styp_1.0, whole genome shotgun sequence genome contains:
- the cica gene encoding protein capicua homolog isoform X1, yielding MKPIKKRSPPSTRAKGGKRRGASEAPEGGEKRDSDENRDRSTQGQDHFFFSSESESSDPVRARDSSDGESLVIDSGKLLASSDDRSGHSALSAGSHSDSNASSCSNSSTPSANSSPNATSSRKTATFKTRVPKKKYTSEHCSIFPDGHFASRTPPPLLVSGGALNQGSSRSGSPISVSHPDGNGRGLMADGREPHQDCSPGPPILSLRGERERPGVAEVVRDAEQVSPSPLPRCSSTDTASEHSGDLEVVADVSSRPPSSLPDSLSDALAKGLKNQRVLARQLQDRGAERRNDGHNSNLMFCAGVVRRVNSEYGSLEVQLNGEKTLCRYPYRHISHPEIVDIILDAPPPGVHPIPLGTRVCVPFSNEQGAKCQWYREGMVTQVDSHPAVVNCYRVLLSEEKASFLNEDEDDRVAARATQAVWVSRQTLRLLVPPWDLGLPARETEVGARDNEMAPEDRDEMDVEQEVCRLSRGMTPVVGSLLGRVYPPMVPVSSTAGHSITTPVTPASVLTLAPGREWDIEKDLGRERDLQRKQEREREMIAKQQQQHHSYMPLTPEEDMEVSRFNMVPMGALIPGPKPIAVPQHRHIVSKPPPGYLNPHLSVVQGIGIPSGHLALNPHPPPSPVLLGLDPAVAAVAASTTVISTAQLPPLPPMSSSMSTSRVEKASGGGSSSGGGGSGSGSTSSSSSRSRTPLTAAQQKYKKGDVVCTPTGIRKKFNGKQWRRLCSREGCSKESQRRGYCSRHLSMRTKEMEASGGIRERGGASSTGTLTPSDLRLSGGRASSEFDWDETSRESSEASSRGGDSRPRLVLPSLLPQDLSRFDFDECEAATMLVSLGGSRSGTPSYSPISNQSPFSPTPSPSPSPLFGFRPANFSPITAPSSRRHRQLSGTKLGTLGAERERHLSGIVPTCQTNLTFTVPMSPSKRKLDSHPPPPLPAVHDYQTKPEQQQMVTVGGGVGGDLNLGPAAFRVLSPQSQPTTPSSLTFPRPRSATSRPPSSAASTPPPMLVSPTPPSPLPQEPSPRRIVPLRDSPVIVRNPDVPLAKFSDGLLARRERSRSRELIQAQHAVPPGLQAPVPINGATTNGAVLLRNPASALVLVTSSSSLTPASAGHAALSSSSATGSATTTAGPILSSSGSGGRERKPEGHQEVTGGALPQPVACHPTPTALLPLILPAESHPAPRKQIIMGRPGTVWTNVEPRSVPVFPWHSLVPFLEPSQPGTAAPAAIDGQQLVNQSREPRCGVALVGDGRPLDPERASPLRPPPTNNNAPAERSGADSETESDTDDPFSPGVAANDASPSRGTAKRRTQSLSALPKDAERKREKDHIRRPMNAFMIFSKRHRALVHQRHPNQDNRTVSKILGEWWYALGPNEKQQYHDLAFQVKEAHFRAHPDWKWCNKDRRKSLSDGRGAPKEARERSMSETIDPHLESQALEGKLLSSPWNCGGERQAAGAFGGQQPRPRAFSHSGVHGLEKDDGPVFFRNQQLPPSSHHHGGASEDVTSDEERMVICEEEGDDDVMGDSCREGSIDLKCKERVTDSDEDETDGQPGFQPLAHSSLASPSPPAPHDQCERKMCVDAAEEDTEGGSVAGESGGAASLPVGGSTPVTQAALRPVEGIVTPGSPLRDKKAAILIAGTQLPITAGASPGSLAPPLAVIRPTATTSPVLPPSASGGKCILPAPQTPSPPELTYQQAGSAPTDTPPSANGTPHSGAGMTGSRAQLQSKMPVPMATPPNAPVSLLAAPPPLPVQNGPAAGNKIIQISPMPVVQSSVHPGSAFPVSMATAMAPGSVPPQTLLLTTPPTRITYVQSSLGVTTTIAQQAQVPPLPGAAFLSSPLTTLGFTAIAPAGHPLLAPTPKTTSAPTTTRQVLTTIYPAGPTASLASGLLSMTTTSPAANASDVAKPSSATEVDLKKELTEPDIKVEGDQDAKEIEENQDDESRFIKEESVKLEEKMKESRDDKQGQVLDEKKEVGAHSPPPAPPQPPLSGLDPPPHQSAEKEPAASSKRIKFRPPPLKKTPDSHDNRLLSETYFEERFAELPEFNPAEVLPSPTLQSLATSPRAILGSYRKKRRNSTELEPAAEDPSSPRRKTRRLSSCSSEPNTPKSAAKCEGDIFTFDRAGMEGEDLLGDLDRVPFSSLRRTLDQRRALVMQLFQEHGFFPSTQATAAFQARYADTFPTKVCLQLKIREVRQKIMQTATPGTLEASGYSVEAGSPAPPQSSSAFNTSLREDSGGGGAEHPDDKVRKMEEPKSEGF
- the cica gene encoding protein capicua homolog isoform X2, with translation MKPIKKRSPPSTRAKGGKRRGASEAPEGGEKRDSDENRDRSTQGQDHFFFSSESESSDPVRARDSSDGESLVIDSGKLLASSDDRSGHSALSAGSHSDSNASSCSNSSTPSANSSPNATSSRKTATFKTRVPKKKYTSEHCSIFPDGHFASRTPPPLLVSGGALNQGSSRSGSPISVSHPDGNGRGLMADGREPHQDCSPGPPILSLRGERERPGVAEVVRDAEQVSPSPLPRCSSTDTASEHSGDLEVVADVSSRPPSSLPDSLSDALAKGLKNQRVLARQLQDRGAERRNDGHNSNLMFCAGVVRRVNSEYGSLEVQLNGEKTLCRYPYRHISHPEIVDIILDAPPPGVHPIPLGTRVCVPFSNEQGAKCQWYREGMVTQVDSHPAVVNCYRVLLSEEKASFLNEDEDDRVAARATQAVWVSRQTLRLLVPPWDLGLPARETEVGARDNEMAPEDRDEMDVEQEVCRLSRGMTPVVGSLLGRVYPPMVPVSSTAGHSITTPVTPASVLTLAPGREWDIEKDLGRERDLQRKQEREREMIAKQQQQHHSYMPLTPEEDMEVSRFNMVPMGALIPGPKPIAVPQHRHIVSKPPPGYLNPHLSVVQGIGIPSGHLALNPHPPPSPVLLGLDPAVAAVAASTTVISTAQLPPLPPMSSSMSTSRVEKASGGGSSSGGGGSGSGSTSSSSSRSRTPLTAAQQKYKKGDVVCTPTGIRKKFNGKQWRRLCSREGCSKESQRRGYCSRHLSMRTKEMEASGGIRERGGASSTGTLTPSDLRLSGGRASSEFDWDETSRESSEASSRGGDSRPRLVLPSLLPQDLSRFDFDECEAATMLVSLGGSRSGTPSYSPISNQSPFSPTPSPSPSPLFGFRPANFSPITAPSSRRHRQLSGTKLGTLGAERERHLSGIVPTCQTNLTFTVPMSPSKRKLDSHPPPPLPAVHDYQTKPEQQQMVTVGGGVGGDLNLGPAAFRVLSPQSQPTTPSSLTFPRPRSATSRPPSSAASTPPPMLVSPTPPSPLPQEPSPRRIVPLRDSPVIVRNPDVPLAKFSDGLLARRERSRSRELIQAQHAVPPGLQAPVPINGATTNGAVLLRNPASALVLVTSSSSLTPASAGHAALSSSSATGSATTTAGPILSSSGSGGRERKPEGHQEVTGGALPQPVACHPTPTALLPLILPAESHPAPRKQIIMGRPGTVWTNVEPRSVPVFPWHSLVPFLEPSQPGTAAPAAIDGQQLVNQSREPRCGVALVGDGRPLDPERASPLRPPPTNNNAPAERSGADSETESDTDDPFSPGVAANDASPSRGTAKRRTQSLSALPKDAERKREKDHIRRPMNAFMIFSKRHRALVHQRHPNQDNRTVSKILGEWWYALGPNEKQQYHDLAFQVKEAHFRAHPDWKWCNKDRRKSLSDGRGAPKEARERSMSETIDPHLESQALEGKLLSSPWNCGGERQAAGAFGGQQPRPRAFSHSGVHGLEKDDGPVFFRNQQLPPSSHHHGGASEDVTSDEERMVICEEEGDDDVMGDSCREGSIDLKCKERVTDSDEDETDGQPGFQPLAHSSLASPSPPAPHDQCERKMCVDAAEEDTEGGSVAGESGGAASLPVGGSTPVTQAALRPVEGIVTPGSPLRDKKAAILIAGTQLPITAGASPGSLAPPLAVIRPTATTSPVLPPSASGGKCILPAPQTPSPPELTYQQAGSAPTDTPPSANGTPHSGAGMTGSRAQLQSKMPVPMATPPNAPVSLLAAPPPLPVQNGPAAGNKIIQISPMPVVQSSVHPGSAFPVSMATAMAPGSVPPQTLLLTTPPTRITYVQSSLGVTTTIAQQAQVPPLPGAAFLSSPLTTLGFTAIAPAGHPLLAPTPKTTSAPTTTRQVLTTIYPAGPTASLASGLLSMTTTSPAANASDVAKPSSATEVDLKKELTEPDIKVEGDQDAKEIEENQDDESRFIKEESVKLEEKMKESRDDKQGQVLDEKKEVGAHSPPPAPPQPPLSGLDPPPHQSAEKEPAASSKRIKFRPPPLKKTPDSHDKLLSETYFEERFAELPEFNPAEVLPSPTLQSLATSPRAILGSYRKKRRNSTELEPAAEDPSSPRRKTRRLSSCSSEPNTPKSAAKCEGDIFTFDRAGMEGEDLLGDLDRVPFSSLRRTLDQRRALVMQLFQEHGFFPSTQATAAFQARYADTFPTKVCLQLKIREVRQKIMQTATPGTLEASGYSVEAGSPAPPQSSSAFNTSLREDSGGGGAEHPDDKVRKMEEPKSEGF